One window of the Pleurocapsa minor HA4230-MV1 genome contains the following:
- the moaC gene encoding cyclic pyranopterin monophosphate synthase MoaC, which produces MQEKDQFSSLSHLNDRGEAQMVDVSAKKITRREAIAVGKVIMSAETLTKIEAGNAPKGDVLGTAKIAGIMAAKQTANLIPMCHPLPIHKIEVEITPNAELPGYEIQAKVAIKAETGVEMEALTAVSVAALTLYDMAKALEKSMQISEIRLLSKTGGKSGDYFAEQKAAKQIQ; this is translated from the coding sequence ATGCAAGAAAAAGATCAATTTTCATCTCTCTCCCATCTTAATGATCGCGGAGAAGCTCAAATGGTAGACGTTTCAGCGAAAAAAATAACTCGTCGAGAGGCGATCGCCGTGGGCAAAGTGATCATGTCCGCCGAAACCTTAACTAAGATCGAAGCGGGTAACGCACCCAAAGGCGATGTCTTGGGGACGGCAAAAATTGCTGGCATTATGGCAGCAAAACAGACAGCAAACCTGATTCCAATGTGCCATCCCTTACCAATTCATAAAATAGAGGTGGAGATTACTCCTAATGCTGAATTACCTGGATATGAAATTCAGGCTAAGGTAGCCATTAAAGCAGAAACAGGAGTAGAAATGGAGGCTTTAACTGCCGTATCAGTAGCAGCATTAACGCTTTACGACATGGCAAAGGCATTAGAGAAATCAATGCAAATTTCCGAGATTCGTCTTTTGAGTAAGACAGGGGGAAAATCGGGAGATTATTTTGCTGAGCAAAAAGCAGCTAAACAGATACAATAA
- a CDS encoding TIGR01777 family oxidoreductase, which produces MKIAITGATGLVGSQLVAQLNQIGHQILVFTRNPDKARKVFPASALANLEIVQYTPQESGAWQQSISGCDAVINLAGEPIAERWTIQQKQAIMESRQLGTRKIVEAIAMAEQKPQVLVSGSAIGYYGTSETNAFDETSESGSDFLAQVCQNWEAEAQKVTELGVRLVILRIGIVLANGGALGKMIGPFKMFAGGPIGSGKQWFSWIHRADLVNLICQAVENQQMSGVYNATAPNPVRMSKLCQTLGEVMNRPSWLPVPDFVLELLLGDGAIVVLQGQQVLPKQTQQIGFNYQYPELKAALADIVN; this is translated from the coding sequence ATGAAAATCGCAATTACAGGAGCAACAGGACTAGTTGGTAGTCAATTGGTAGCTCAACTAAACCAGATAGGACATCAGATTTTAGTATTCACTCGTAACCCCGACAAAGCACGAAAAGTTTTTCCTGCCTCCGCTTTGGCTAATTTGGAAATTGTTCAATATACTCCTCAAGAGTCGGGAGCATGGCAACAAAGCATCTCTGGTTGTGATGCGGTAATAAATTTGGCGGGAGAACCAATTGCTGAGCGTTGGACTATCCAGCAAAAGCAAGCAATCATGGAAAGTCGCCAGCTAGGAACTAGAAAAATAGTTGAAGCGATCGCCATGGCCGAACAAAAGCCACAAGTGTTAGTTAGCGGATCGGCGATCGGCTATTATGGCACCAGCGAAACCAACGCCTTTGACGAAACTAGTGAATCGGGTAGCGATTTTTTGGCGCAGGTATGTCAAAACTGGGAAGCTGAGGCACAGAAGGTAACAGAACTAGGAGTACGTTTAGTTATCCTGCGGATAGGCATTGTCCTGGCTAATGGTGGCGCATTAGGCAAAATGATTGGGCCTTTTAAAATGTTTGCTGGTGGCCCTATTGGTAGCGGTAAGCAGTGGTTTTCTTGGATTCACCGCGCTGATTTAGTTAATTTAATCTGTCAGGCAGTTGAAAATCAGCAAATGTCGGGGGTCTATAATGCGACTGCACCCAACCCTGTACGGATGAGTAAACTGTGTCAGACTTTGGGCGAAGTAATGAATCGACCTTCCTGGCTACCCGTGCCTGATTTTGTTTTAGAACTATTATTGGGGGATGGGGCGATCGTCGTTTTACAAGGACAGCAGGTATTACCGAAACAGACACAGCAGATCGGGTTTAACTATCAATATCCTGAGCTTAAAGCTGCGTTGGCAGATATTGTTAATTGA
- a CDS encoding class I SAM-dependent methyltransferase, with product MSSTLEISSHRQNSLPQKYSKLIELLQSQNIQVLLEQEAHSSSNPWDIICQSDRRNYVLQQFTQLKTLGLGNAYIAGYWHCARLDFLFERLFALNLDTKSNSILFELPNSPALILEQLLYKFFNVSLIKQHDVAKIHYDLPTELYEGFLEESMKYTTGDWTGLEQVPENLNAAQRQNLEYWVEELQIQDGDIILDCGCGWGTLPQHLANRFALTYIGITISDVQVDYCRSKFAGVDNYYFYNHSYHNQYQKILAESGVDRITKCIFLETIEHGGTKNWGNILHNIRTIITQDGLLGIQTNGSDHPVLVSDPYINRYIFPHLALGSPAELGRAIEKNRQFIMCRENNISQQYGVTWRTWNHYFQKNWSDIQPHITKIIDSTPFSTTAEWKRHWEYFLLLCAGAYDAGTYPQLYQLTAKPHFFPR from the coding sequence ATGAGTTCTACCCTAGAAATTAGCTCCCATCGGCAAAATTCTCTGCCCCAAAAATATAGCAAACTAATTGAACTTTTACAAAGTCAAAATATTCAAGTTCTCCTTGAGCAAGAAGCGCACTCTAGCTCAAACCCTTGGGATATTATTTGTCAAAGCGATCGCCGAAACTATGTACTTCAACAATTTACCCAGCTTAAGACTTTGGGTTTAGGCAATGCCTATATAGCGGGATATTGGCACTGTGCCAGATTAGATTTTTTGTTTGAGCGTCTTTTTGCACTCAATTTAGATACCAAGTCCAACTCAATCTTATTTGAGCTGCCCAATTCACCCGCCTTAATTTTGGAACAATTACTGTATAAGTTTTTTAATGTCTCTCTAATTAAGCAGCATGATGTAGCAAAAATACACTATGACTTACCGACGGAGCTATATGAAGGCTTTCTCGAAGAGTCGATGAAATACACCACTGGAGACTGGACAGGATTAGAACAAGTTCCCGAAAACTTAAATGCTGCTCAAAGACAAAACCTAGAATATTGGGTTGAGGAACTACAAATTCAGGATGGAGATATTATTCTTGATTGTGGCTGTGGCTGGGGAACCTTACCTCAACATTTAGCTAACCGTTTTGCTCTCACCTATATTGGTATTACGATTTCAGATGTACAGGTAGATTACTGTCGCTCGAAATTTGCGGGAGTAGACAATTACTATTTTTACAATCACAGCTACCATAATCAATATCAAAAAATTCTGGCTGAATCTGGTGTCGATCGCATTACCAAGTGCATCTTTTTAGAAACTATTGAACATGGTGGTACTAAAAACTGGGGAAATATCCTCCACAATATCCGCACAATAATCACTCAAGATGGTCTTTTGGGTATTCAAACCAATGGATCTGATCATCCCGTCTTAGTCAGCGATCCCTATATCAATCGCTATATATTTCCTCATCTGGCTTTAGGTTCTCCTGCCGAATTAGGTAGGGCGATTGAGAAAAATCGTCAGTTCATTATGTGTCGAGAAAACAATATTTCTCAACAATATGGAGTAACTTGGAGAACTTGGAATCATTACTTCCAAAAAAATTGGAGTGATATTCAACCTCATATTACAAAAATCATCGATTCAACCCCATTTTCCACTACAGCAGAATGGAAACGCCATTGGGAATACTTCTTGTTACTTTGCGCTGGTGCTTATGATGCAGGAACTTATCCTCAGCTTTATCAACTGACTGCTAAACCTCATTTTTTTCCTCGCTAA
- a CDS encoding TetR/AcrR family transcriptional regulator: MSKEQVILKLIPVFRQYGYEGTSLSMLSQATGLGKASLYHHFPQGKQGMANAVMDYIAKSFEETVLQFLPSSGTPEERILLMCQALDDYYAHGNNNCFLAMMSWGEADKLFHDQVKQQLEIWIDTLTQVLIEAGIEPKLARERSQDAMIEIQGGLILVRILDEPAIFTRILNNMPKKLL; this comes from the coding sequence ATGTCTAAAGAGCAAGTAATTCTCAAGCTGATTCCCGTCTTCAGACAGTATGGTTATGAAGGCACGAGTTTATCTATGTTGTCTCAAGCAACTGGTTTAGGCAAAGCAAGCTTATATCATCATTTTCCCCAGGGTAAACAAGGGATGGCAAACGCGGTGATGGATTATATAGCCAAGAGTTTTGAGGAGACAGTGCTACAATTTTTGCCAAGTTCTGGTACACCTGAAGAGAGAATCTTGTTGATGTGTCAAGCTTTAGACGATTATTATGCCCATGGTAATAACAATTGTTTTCTCGCTATGATGTCTTGGGGAGAAGCCGATAAATTATTTCACGACCAAGTTAAACAGCAACTAGAAATCTGGATTGATACTCTAACGCAAGTATTAATTGAAGCGGGAATTGAACCAAAACTAGCCCGCGAGCGATCGCAAGATGCCATGATCGAGATTCAGGGTGGATTAATTTTGGTCAGAATTTTAGATGAACCTGCAATTTTTACTAGAATACTAAACAACATGCCCAAAAAGTTACTCTAG
- a CDS encoding glutathione S-transferase family protein — translation MTIKLYDFELSGNCYKVRLLMSLLGLEHELVPVNLPAGEHKSPKFLQLNPLGEVPVLTDGDLVLADSQAILVYLARKYGDQTWLPNDAESLSRIVRWLSIAAGEIRQGVATARLFYLFNSKGIDIEAVMEKSAIILQQLEQHLTDREWLELGHPTIADIAVFPYVALAADGKISLKPYPQILAWCDRLKQLPGFISMPGI, via the coding sequence ATGACAATTAAACTTTATGATTTCGAGTTATCGGGAAATTGTTACAAAGTAAGGCTGCTGATGTCTTTATTAGGTTTGGAACATGAACTTGTACCTGTTAACTTGCCAGCAGGAGAACATAAATCACCTAAGTTTTTGCAGCTTAATCCTTTAGGAGAAGTTCCAGTTTTAACAGACGGAGATTTAGTGCTTGCCGATTCTCAAGCTATTTTGGTTTATCTCGCCAGGAAATATGGCGATCAGACTTGGTTGCCTAACGATGCGGAATCCTTGAGTCGGATTGTGCGGTGGCTATCAATCGCTGCTGGAGAAATTCGTCAAGGCGTAGCAACAGCAAGATTGTTTTATCTATTTAATAGCAAAGGTATTGATATTGAAGCAGTAATGGAGAAATCGGCGATTATTTTACAACAGCTAGAACAACATTTAACTGATAGGGAATGGCTAGAATTAGGACATCCTACTATTGCCGATATTGCAGTATTTCCTTATGTAGCTTTAGCTGCCGATGGCAAAATTTCCCTTAAACCCTATCCGCAAATATTAGCTTGGTGCGATCGCCTTAAACAACTACCAGGATTTATCTCCATGCCAGGAATTTAG
- a CDS encoding pyridoxamine 5'-phosphate oxidase family protein — translation MRRKFTEIAFTPEVKAAQSQYGTREIYEKFVQQGITEDLLTAQEIEFIQARDSFYLGTVGSNGYPYIQFRGGAPGFLRIIDEKTLGFADFKGNLQYISVGNLLSSDTCGVLRNRVFLFLMDYAHRRRLKIWGRAKVIDDASLLSELAVSNYPAEIERGIIITIEAMSWNCPQHIPLKYSEAEVKAKTDPLEAKIKELEAKLAKLTK, via the coding sequence ATGCGACGTAAATTTACAGAAATAGCTTTTACCCCTGAAGTCAAAGCAGCACAAAGCCAATATGGCACAAGAGAAATATATGAAAAGTTTGTGCAGCAGGGTATTACGGAAGATCTCTTAACCGCTCAAGAAATAGAGTTTATTCAAGCTAGAGATAGTTTCTATCTGGGGACAGTGGGTAGTAATGGCTATCCCTATATTCAATTTCGTGGTGGCGCGCCAGGCTTTCTGCGAATTATCGACGAGAAAACTTTAGGCTTTGCCGATTTTAAAGGGAATCTACAATATATTAGCGTGGGTAATTTATTATCAAGCGATACCTGCGGTGTGCTTCGCAATCGCGTTTTTTTGTTTCTAATGGACTATGCTCATCGTCGCCGTTTAAAAATTTGGGGACGAGCAAAAGTAATCGACGATGCCTCTTTATTGTCAGAATTAGCAGTATCAAACTATCCAGCAGAAATTGAGCGAGGAATCATAATTACCATTGAAGCAATGAGTTGGAATTGTCCCCAGCACATTCCCCTGAAATATTCAGAGGCAGAAGTAAAAGCCAAAACTGACCCCTTGGAAGCAAAAATTAAAGAATTAGAGGCAAAATTAGCCAAGCTTACTAAATAA
- a CDS encoding MFS transporter → MEVWKALESSTKQKLIYLFLAGLLFWISITLLLPALPIYVQDLGGTTKQVGFVMGSFAIGLLASRTWLGKVADRRSRKVVILIGTLVAFLAPIFYLFVHSIYGLASIRAFHGISIAAFTIGYSALVVDLSPIQHRGTLIGYMNLAVPVGMSIGPALGGFLQASGQQYFPQGTGYEVLFGISAICGVVAFVFSSLIEESALPDGMAQSHSPQIKRDFWQLTKDPALLVPTMVLLLIGLVFGTLVAFLPLFIKELQLDFNVGLYYTATAIASFVVRIVVAPASDRYGRGLFITGALVCYVVSMVLLAQAQTTTMFILSAIAEGAGAGVLIPLTLALIADRSYANERGKVFALCMGGFDVGIALGGPIFGFLDDTLGGYQGIFSLAAVVAAIALIIFMTQTGKNLRHSLNFALGKVPDVYALNKSLT, encoded by the coding sequence GTGGAAGTCTGGAAAGCTCTTGAATCATCAACTAAACAGAAGCTAATTTACCTTTTTTTAGCTGGACTGCTATTTTGGATCAGCATCACTCTTTTATTACCCGCTTTGCCGATCTACGTTCAAGATCTGGGAGGAACTACCAAGCAAGTTGGCTTTGTGATGGGCAGTTTTGCGATCGGACTTTTAGCTTCTCGTACCTGGTTGGGCAAAGTAGCAGATCGTCGCAGTCGGAAAGTAGTAATTCTGATTGGTACCCTGGTGGCATTTTTAGCACCTATATTTTATTTATTCGTACATTCTATCTATGGTCTAGCATCGATTAGAGCTTTTCACGGTATCAGCATTGCTGCCTTTACAATTGGCTATAGTGCTTTGGTGGTGGATCTTTCTCCCATCCAGCATCGAGGAACATTAATTGGCTACATGAATCTGGCTGTACCAGTTGGAATGTCTATTGGCCCAGCTTTGGGGGGATTTTTACAAGCTAGTGGTCAACAATATTTTCCCCAAGGTACAGGTTATGAAGTTCTGTTTGGGATTTCGGCAATTTGTGGTGTGGTAGCTTTTGTTTTTTCCAGCCTGATCGAGGAATCTGCTTTACCCGATGGTATGGCTCAAAGTCATTCGCCCCAAATTAAGCGAGATTTTTGGCAGCTAACTAAAGATCCTGCCCTACTTGTCCCCACGATGGTTTTGCTCTTGATCGGACTAGTATTTGGAACTTTGGTGGCTTTTTTACCGCTGTTTATTAAAGAACTACAGCTAGATTTTAATGTCGGTCTATACTATACGGCAACGGCGATCGCTTCTTTTGTCGTCCGTATTGTTGTAGCACCAGCAAGCGATCGCTATGGACGGGGTTTGTTTATTACTGGCGCTTTAGTTTGTTATGTAGTTTCGATGGTACTACTTGCTCAAGCGCAGACTACGACTATGTTTATCTTATCAGCGATCGCCGAAGGTGCAGGGGCAGGGGTATTGATTCCTTTGACCTTAGCGTTAATTGCTGACCGTTCCTACGCCAATGAAAGGGGAAAAGTGTTTGCCCTCTGTATGGGAGGTTTTGATGTTGGTATCGCCCTAGGAGGCCCTATTTTTGGCTTTCTGGATGATACTTTAGGTGGCTATCAAGGGATATTTTCTCTAGCAGCAGTTGTCGCCGCGATCGCTTTAATTATTTTTATGACTCAAACAGGAAAAAACTTGCGTCATTCTCTCAACTTTGCTTTGGGTAAAGTACCAGATGTTTATGCTTTAAATAAGTCTTTGACGTGA